Proteins encoded by one window of Anopheles maculipalpis chromosome 2RL, idAnoMacuDA_375_x, whole genome shotgun sequence:
- the LOC126558429 gene encoding spondin-2 has protein sequence MHTKLVLLLSMVAITVHRAMAAGNPIGGAVFSEESCRKSGVLVFYRIKLVTSWSKKLFPKHYPEFRPPPQWSMTFGQTHNDSFQLFQLKHPASVPVATFAETGQVAAMEESLAAQQDLLLDEFRLPKIRKGKGESEATFFVDGTHSSVSFMTKIIPSPDWFIGLNSFNLCSRGRWLEKVTTPLHPLDAGTSSGLTFTSPKWPTNPRGLVERITARYPLHFASSFFYPEIKHLPPIAHVTFTKIKEYHNANNVHKKVKKLKYKQRTKLLRKLNQQQSPSTDNGTGNDILSDKDCQVSAWSAWSPCSKTCGLGKRNRTRNVLQHHRLGGVECPALIETEWCGSARQCAEFDAYFRW, from the exons atgcaCACCAAACTGGTCCTTCTGCTCTCGATGGTGGCCATAACCGTGCATAGGGCCATGGCTGCTGGCAATCCCATCGGGGGTGCCGTTTTCTCTGAAGAAAGTTGTCGCAAGTCTGGGGTGCTGGTTTTCTACCGCATCAAACTGGTAACCAGCTGGTCGAAAAAACTGTTTCCGAAGCACTATCCAGAATTTCGACCGCCGCCACAATGGAGTATGACATTTG GTCAAACACACAACGACAGCTTCCAACTGTTTCAACTGAAACACCCAGCGTCGGTGCCAGTGGCAACCTTTGCGGAGACTGGACAGGTTGCCGCAATGGAAGAATCGTTGGCAGCTCAACAGGATCTGCTGTTAGATGAGTTTCGACTTCCTAAGATCCGTAAGGGCAAGGGCGAAAGTGAGGCAACGTTTTTCGTCGACGGTACACACTCGAGTGTATCTTTTATGACGAAAATAATACCTTCGCCAGACTGGTTTATTGGGTTGAATTCCTTCAAT TTGTGCTCGCGAGGGCGATGGTTGGAAAAGGTGACGACCCCACTTCATCCACTGGACGCAGGGACGAGCAGTGGTCTTACCTTTACCTCACCGAAATGGCCCACGAATCCGCGTGGTTTGGTGGAACGAATCACTGCCCGATATCCGCTTCATTTCGCTAGCAGCTTTTTCTATCCAGAAATCAAACACCTTCCACCAATCGCACATGTCACCTTCACCAAG aTTAAAGAATACCATAATGCCAACAACGTCCACAAGAAGGTGAAGAAACTCAAGTACAAACAACGCACGAAGTTGCTGCGAAAGCTGAACCAACAGCAATCGCCCAGTACTGACAATGGTACCGGCAACGATATCCTCTCCGACAAAGACTGTCAGGTTAGTGCGTGGTCTGCCTGGAGTCCTTGCAGCAAGACATGTGGGCTGGGTAAAAGAAATCGCACCCGCAACGTACTACAACACCATCGTCTTGGTGGTGTTGAATGTCCAGCTCTGATAGAAACGGAATGGTGTGGATCAGCTCGCCAGTGTGCCGAGTTTGACGCGTACTTTAGATGGTAA